One Corallococcus exiguus DNA segment encodes these proteins:
- a CDS encoding inositol monophosphatase family protein has protein sequence MAHEPETPAALRRTAEEGARMAGRILRERFPQHRTIEFKGGIDLVTDADRTSEAALLDFLRQRYPRHAILAEESGATQGSDTFRWVVDPLDGTTNYSHQVPHFCVSVAVEGPEGTVAGAVYDPMRDELFSAAKGEGATLNGVPLKASPTATLERALLCTGFPYDVRERPDLPVGLFSQLILLAQGMRRTGSAALDLAYVAAGRFDGYFEFGLKPWDIAAGGLLVAEAGGVIVHIDGRPFDVLKGDVLASGANLAPQLMTQAKRFLDEIGWTSRD, from the coding sequence ATGGCCCACGAACCGGAAACGCCCGCCGCGCTGCGCCGCACCGCGGAGGAGGGCGCCCGCATGGCCGGCCGCATCCTCCGCGAGCGCTTCCCGCAGCACCGCACCATCGAGTTCAAGGGCGGCATCGACCTCGTGACGGACGCGGACCGCACCTCCGAGGCCGCGCTGCTGGACTTCCTGCGGCAGCGTTACCCTCGCCACGCCATCCTCGCGGAGGAGAGCGGCGCCACGCAGGGCAGCGACACGTTCCGCTGGGTGGTGGATCCGCTGGACGGCACCACCAACTACTCGCACCAGGTGCCGCACTTCTGCGTCAGCGTGGCGGTGGAGGGCCCGGAAGGCACCGTGGCGGGCGCCGTCTACGACCCCATGCGCGACGAGCTCTTCTCCGCCGCGAAGGGGGAGGGCGCCACGCTCAACGGCGTGCCCCTGAAGGCCAGCCCCACGGCCACGCTGGAGCGGGCGCTCTTGTGCACGGGCTTTCCCTACGACGTGCGCGAGCGCCCGGACCTGCCCGTGGGCCTCTTCAGCCAGCTCATCCTCCTGGCGCAGGGCATGCGCCGCACCGGCAGCGCCGCGCTGGACCTGGCGTACGTCGCGGCCGGCCGCTTCGACGGCTACTTCGAGTTCGGCCTCAAGCCCTGGGACATCGCCGCGGGCGGCCTGCTGGTGGCGGAGGCCGGCGGCGTCATCGTGCACATCGACGGGCGGCCCTTCGACGTGCTCAAGGGCGACGTGCTAGCGAGCGGCGCGAACCTGGCGCCCCAGCTCATGACCCAGGCGAAGCGCTTCCTGGATGAAATCGGTTGGACGTCGCGCGACTAG
- a CDS encoding AgmX/PglI C-terminal domain-containing protein — MALQTRPKLLRVGVIQDGRIVEEHHLLHDSVTIGDDARNTIVMPPSEARPPRFKVLENRGQQFHLIIDEHMQGRINLGSSDVDFDALREQGLATRRADDTFDLPLQESARGKVDLPDATLFFHFIPAPAPGSKPTLPPELKASTWRTVDRVFFGILLTMLVLYVLSVALIIAQPAPVEAEVELDQLEDRFVRAIIPPQPAKKEEPKETAAPGEKKPEEEKTAPKKTPTTASPSAPANSAERRQQLTEKVGNTGILKLLGGTGPGGGDAIADVLGNSGSGANVAEALAGATAGGALTAGSGGGNGIANPQGDTGGKMAGIGATQTSGAGTVNTGQKQVVKVPQVVDSVPEVDSSEVKPKELARFIQSRKASIQRCYENGLKRDPSLKGRVMVRFDLTPSGRASNVEVEESTLRSDEVINCIKTTMRAWTFPFKPSDDVPVSYPFIFSPGE; from the coding sequence ATGGCCCTTCAAACCCGCCCCAAGTTGCTGCGCGTCGGCGTCATCCAGGACGGGCGCATCGTCGAAGAGCACCACCTGCTCCACGACTCCGTCACCATTGGCGATGACGCCCGCAACACCATCGTCATGCCCCCGTCCGAGGCGCGCCCGCCGCGCTTCAAGGTGCTGGAGAACCGCGGCCAGCAGTTCCACCTCATCATCGACGAGCACATGCAGGGCCGCATCAACCTGGGCTCGTCGGACGTGGACTTCGACGCGCTCCGGGAGCAGGGGCTCGCCACCCGCCGCGCGGACGACACCTTCGACCTGCCGTTGCAGGAGAGCGCCCGCGGCAAGGTGGACCTGCCGGACGCCACGCTCTTCTTCCACTTCATCCCCGCGCCCGCACCGGGTTCCAAGCCCACCCTCCCCCCGGAGCTGAAGGCCAGCACGTGGCGCACGGTGGACCGCGTCTTCTTCGGCATCCTGCTGACCATGCTGGTGCTCTACGTGCTGAGCGTCGCGCTCATCATCGCCCAGCCCGCGCCGGTGGAGGCGGAGGTGGAGCTGGACCAGCTGGAAGACCGCTTCGTGCGCGCCATCATTCCGCCCCAGCCCGCGAAGAAGGAGGAGCCCAAGGAGACGGCCGCGCCCGGGGAGAAGAAGCCGGAAGAGGAAAAGACCGCTCCGAAGAAGACGCCCACCACCGCTTCGCCGTCCGCTCCCGCCAACAGCGCGGAACGCCGGCAGCAGCTCACGGAGAAGGTGGGCAACACCGGCATCCTCAAGCTGCTGGGCGGCACGGGCCCCGGCGGCGGAGACGCCATCGCGGACGTGCTCGGGAACTCCGGCAGCGGCGCCAACGTGGCGGAGGCGCTCGCGGGCGCGACGGCGGGTGGCGCGCTCACGGCGGGCTCTGGCGGCGGCAACGGCATCGCCAATCCGCAGGGAGACACCGGCGGCAAGATGGCGGGCATCGGCGCCACGCAGACGTCCGGCGCGGGCACCGTGAACACCGGCCAGAAGCAGGTCGTCAAGGTGCCCCAGGTCGTGGACTCGGTGCCGGAAGTGGATAGCTCCGAGGTCAAGCCCAAGGAACTGGCCCGCTTCATCCAGAGCCGGAAGGCCTCCATCCAGCGCTGCTACGAGAACGGGCTCAAGCGCGACCCCTCCCTCAAGGGCAGGGTGATGGTCCGCTTCGACCTGACGCCCAGCGGCCGCGCCAGCAACGTGGAGGTGGAGGAATCCACCCTGCGCTCCGACGAGGTCATCAACTGCATCAAGACCACCATGCGCGCCTGGACGTTCCCTTTCAAACCGAGTGACGACGTCCCCGTCAGCTACCCGTTCATCTTCTCGCCAGGGGAATAG
- a CDS encoding cyclic nucleotide-binding domain-containing protein: protein MEKLAVIATSPLFEMLAPAELARLAELARLYRYAHGEVVFEEGDLGDSLFVIVRGQVEVVRRGVSNEVKPLTVLGPPEFFGEMGLIDKDHRSATVRALGEVELLQLTAQDLRTFRLAHADGFTFIVVNIARSLSARLREANARLAPQD from the coding sequence ATGGAGAAGCTGGCAGTCATCGCCACATCCCCTCTCTTCGAGATGCTGGCCCCCGCCGAGCTCGCTCGGCTGGCGGAGCTGGCACGGCTGTACCGCTACGCGCACGGCGAGGTGGTGTTCGAAGAGGGCGACCTGGGTGACAGCCTCTTCGTCATCGTGCGCGGCCAGGTGGAGGTGGTGCGCCGGGGTGTGAGCAACGAGGTGAAGCCCCTCACCGTCCTGGGCCCGCCGGAGTTCTTCGGGGAGATGGGCCTCATCGACAAGGACCACCGCTCCGCCACCGTGCGCGCCCTGGGCGAAGTGGAGCTGCTCCAGCTCACCGCGCAGGATTTGCGGACCTTCCGGCTGGCGCACGCGGACGGCTTCACCTTCATCGTCGTGAACATCGCGCGCAGCCTGTCCGCCCGCCTGCGCGAGGCCAACGCCCGCCTGGCCCCCCAGGACTGA
- a CDS encoding TlpA family protein disulfide reductase: MRRPFLLSLGALAFALGCSAAPTPLPPLTDRTGGGTRSSSSALESNRASGQPLVFQVKRYPDNSPYDLKSDRGQVVLLDVWATWCEPCKDALPMYAQLQKEYGSRGFKAYALNVDEDVRAIPPFLEEAKVELPILLDANALVSERLLKVRLMPTTFLIDRKGVVRHVHEGFAEEFLQKFQTEIEQLLAEPAS, encoded by the coding sequence ATGCGCCGTCCATTCCTCCTCTCGCTGGGTGCCCTGGCGTTCGCCCTGGGTTGCTCCGCGGCGCCCACGCCGCTGCCTCCGCTCACGGACCGCACCGGCGGCGGGACGCGCTCCAGCAGCTCCGCACTGGAGTCGAACCGGGCCTCGGGCCAGCCTCTCGTCTTCCAGGTGAAGCGCTACCCGGACAACAGCCCGTACGACTTGAAGAGCGACCGCGGGCAGGTCGTCCTCTTGGACGTGTGGGCCACGTGGTGCGAGCCCTGCAAGGACGCGCTGCCCATGTACGCGCAGCTCCAGAAGGAATACGGCTCGCGCGGCTTCAAGGCCTACGCCCTCAACGTGGACGAGGACGTGCGCGCCATTCCTCCCTTCCTGGAGGAGGCGAAGGTGGAGCTGCCCATCCTCCTGGACGCCAACGCGCTGGTGTCCGAGCGCCTGCTGAAGGTGCGGCTGATGCCCACCACCTTCCTCATTGATCGCAAGGGTGTCGTCCGCCACGTGCACGAGGGCTTCGCCGAGGAGTTCCTCCAGAAGTTCCAGACGGAAATCGAGCAGCTGCTCGCCGAGCCCGCCTCCTAG
- the mpl gene encoding UDP-N-acetylmuramate:L-alanyl-gamma-D-glutamyl-meso-diaminopimelate ligase: MADDNGNVLDTLDPQSVRRIHLVGVAGTGMGSFAGMLKAAGYDVTGSDENVYPPMSDMLRTWGIPASSPYSPANLDAAKPDLVIIGNVIRRVNPEATAVRERGLKQMSFPAALGSLFLDRSHSVVVAGTHGKTTTSSLMAHVLVAAGKDPSFLVGGVTQNYAGNYRVGKGPHFVVEGDEYDTAYWDKGSKFLHYRPRTAIVTSVEFDHADIFRDLPHYEATFEKFVRLVPKDGQLVVCAAYPNAVRIAREGTAPVSTYVAKEGADADYTPKNLSFGPEGARFNVVEKGQDLGTVTLPMSGAHNVENALAVIAAARGLGLTFAEIQQGLSTFQGVKRRQEVRAEVDGVLVVDDFAHHPTAVRETIAAIHHRYPDRRLWAIFEPRSNTSRRNIHQEDYAHAFPGATRASLKVPERHDKVPEGEELNVPKLIEALKGQGIAADGATDVQTLVDRVATEAKSGDVLLVMSNGAFGGFIDKLLTALKSRAGKGT, encoded by the coding sequence ATGGCTGACGACAACGGCAACGTCCTCGACACACTCGACCCGCAGTCCGTGCGCCGCATCCACCTGGTGGGCGTGGCCGGCACGGGCATGGGCTCCTTCGCCGGCATGCTCAAGGCCGCCGGCTACGACGTCACCGGCAGCGACGAGAACGTCTACCCGCCCATGAGCGACATGCTCCGCACGTGGGGCATCCCCGCCAGCAGCCCGTACTCGCCCGCCAACCTGGACGCGGCGAAGCCAGACCTGGTCATCATCGGCAACGTCATCCGCCGGGTGAATCCGGAGGCCACCGCCGTGCGCGAGCGGGGCCTCAAGCAGATGTCCTTTCCCGCGGCGCTGGGCTCGCTCTTCCTGGACCGCTCGCACTCCGTCGTCGTCGCCGGCACGCATGGCAAGACGACGACGTCCTCGCTCATGGCACACGTGCTGGTGGCCGCGGGCAAGGACCCCAGCTTCCTCGTGGGCGGCGTCACCCAGAACTACGCGGGCAACTACCGCGTGGGGAAGGGCCCGCACTTCGTCGTCGAAGGCGACGAGTACGACACCGCCTACTGGGACAAGGGCTCCAAGTTCCTCCACTACCGCCCGCGCACCGCCATCGTCACCAGCGTGGAGTTCGACCACGCGGACATCTTCCGCGACCTGCCCCACTACGAGGCCACGTTCGAGAAGTTCGTGCGCCTGGTGCCGAAGGACGGCCAGTTGGTCGTCTGCGCCGCGTACCCCAACGCCGTGCGCATCGCGCGTGAAGGCACCGCTCCCGTCAGCACCTACGTGGCCAAGGAGGGCGCGGACGCGGACTACACGCCGAAGAACCTCTCCTTCGGTCCCGAGGGCGCCCGCTTCAACGTCGTGGAGAAGGGCCAGGACCTGGGCACCGTGACGCTGCCGATGTCCGGCGCGCACAACGTGGAGAACGCGCTCGCGGTCATCGCCGCCGCGCGCGGCCTGGGCCTCACCTTCGCTGAAATCCAGCAGGGCCTGTCCACCTTCCAGGGCGTGAAGCGCCGGCAGGAGGTTCGCGCGGAGGTGGACGGCGTGCTCGTGGTGGACGACTTCGCGCACCACCCCACCGCCGTGCGCGAGACCATCGCCGCCATCCACCACCGCTACCCGGACCGGCGCCTGTGGGCCATCTTCGAGCCGCGCTCCAACACCAGCCGCCGCAACATCCACCAGGAGGACTACGCGCACGCCTTCCCCGGCGCCACGCGCGCCAGCCTCAAGGTGCCCGAGCGTCACGACAAGGTGCCCGAGGGCGAGGAGCTCAACGTCCCCAAGCTCATCGAAGCGCTCAAGGGACAGGGCATCGCCGCGGACGGCGCCACCGACGTGCAGACGCTGGTGGACCGCGTCGCTACCGAGGCGAAGTCCGGTGACGTGCTGCTCGTCATGAGCAACGGCGCCTTCGGAGGCTTCATCGACAAACTGCTCACCGCCCTGAAGTCCCGGGCGGGGAAGGGGACCTGA
- a CDS encoding polysaccharide biosynthesis/export family protein: MRSSRLCFILPVLLAVLSACHADTRPPPPPPTPASSAEAAATSGGNLGPGDVVEVRVFQEPEHSGTWRVSPEGTIDYPLCGKVSLSGLTASAAADALRDCLARYLRRPQVSVLVREYNSQKIFVFGEVQKPGTFPVTGEVSIIQAITLAGGFTKLAAKNNTLVTRVVDGQERKIRVPVEDIGVGRERNFLLQAGDIVFVPESFF; encoded by the coding sequence ATGCGTTCCTCGCGGCTCTGCTTCATCCTGCCGGTCCTCCTCGCGGTGCTGTCCGCATGCCACGCGGACACGCGCCCGCCGCCCCCTCCGCCCACGCCCGCATCGTCCGCGGAGGCCGCGGCGACGTCTGGCGGCAACCTGGGCCCCGGTGACGTGGTGGAGGTGCGCGTCTTCCAGGAGCCCGAGCACTCCGGCACCTGGCGCGTGTCGCCGGAAGGCACCATCGACTATCCGCTGTGCGGCAAGGTGTCGCTGTCCGGCCTCACCGCCAGCGCCGCGGCGGATGCGCTGCGAGACTGCCTGGCGCGCTACCTGCGCCGCCCGCAGGTGTCCGTGCTGGTGCGGGAGTACAACTCGCAGAAGATCTTCGTCTTCGGGGAAGTGCAGAAGCCCGGCACCTTCCCCGTCACCGGCGAGGTGTCCATCATCCAGGCGATTACGCTGGCCGGTGGCTTCACCAAGCTGGCGGCGAAGAACAACACGCTCGTCACGCGCGTGGTGGACGGGCAGGAGCGCAAGATTCGCGTGCCCGTGGAGGACATTGGCGTGGGCCGCGAGCGCAACTTCCTGCTCCAGGCCGGCGACATCGTCTTCGTGCCGGAGAGCTTCTTCTAG
- a CDS encoding serine hydrolase domain-containing protein — MSQHPIANLQAVLDDGVELGIFPSAQAVVLHKGVQVFGGVAGNVKGDTRFDLASLTKAMSTTALFLRLWTEGKVGPDTLVSRYFPGSPAGDAGVTVADLLYHRSGLPAFVPFFADALKAHPELLDAGCPASVRAQVHADVLHTAAATPLDAPVRTKSVYSDVGFILLGDILARAGGAPLDVLFHRHVAEPLELKARFHRLSDFPADGATAPTGAMRPREPAPGQESLWKDVPSQPSRPAEVDDDNAWVLDGVAGHAGLFGTAVDVARFGQAVLEGAAGTHAAIAPGPLWHRALATDPKVEGSTRSMGFDSPSKGYSSAGRFIGDTPPGAVGHLGFTGTSLWVDLRRSLVVALITNRVAQGRQDLRIRDFRPAFHELVVEALDLHVLP, encoded by the coding sequence TGGGCATCTTCCCCTCCGCCCAGGCCGTGGTGCTCCACAAGGGCGTGCAGGTCTTCGGTGGCGTCGCTGGCAACGTGAAGGGCGATACGCGCTTCGACCTCGCGTCCCTCACCAAGGCCATGTCCACCACCGCGCTCTTCCTGCGCCTGTGGACCGAAGGCAAGGTAGGCCCGGACACGCTCGTGTCCCGCTACTTCCCCGGCTCGCCCGCGGGCGATGCGGGCGTCACCGTCGCGGACCTGCTCTACCACCGCTCCGGTCTGCCCGCGTTCGTCCCGTTCTTCGCGGACGCCCTCAAGGCCCACCCGGAGTTGCTCGACGCCGGCTGCCCTGCCTCCGTCCGCGCGCAGGTCCACGCGGACGTCCTCCACACCGCCGCCGCCACGCCGCTCGACGCGCCCGTGCGCACGAAGTCCGTGTACAGCGACGTGGGCTTCATCCTCCTGGGTGACATCCTCGCCCGCGCCGGTGGCGCCCCGCTGGACGTGCTCTTCCACCGCCACGTCGCGGAGCCGCTGGAACTGAAGGCCCGCTTCCACCGCCTCAGCGATTTCCCCGCCGACGGCGCCACCGCGCCCACCGGCGCCATGCGCCCGCGCGAGCCCGCTCCTGGCCAGGAGTCGCTGTGGAAGGACGTGCCATCGCAGCCGTCCCGCCCCGCCGAGGTGGATGACGACAACGCCTGGGTGCTGGACGGCGTCGCGGGACACGCGGGCCTCTTCGGCACCGCCGTGGACGTGGCCCGCTTCGGACAGGCCGTGCTGGAGGGCGCCGCGGGCACGCATGCCGCGATTGCTCCGGGGCCCTTGTGGCACCGCGCGCTCGCCACCGACCCCAAGGTGGAGGGCAGCACGCGCTCCATGGGCTTCGACTCTCCGTCGAAGGGTTACTCCAGCGCGGGCCGCTTCATTGGCGACACGCCTCCGGGCGCGGTGGGCCACCTGGGCTTCACCGGCACCAGCCTCTGGGTGGACCTGAGGCGGTCGCTCGTCGTCGCGCTCATCACCAACCGCGTGGCCCAGGGCCGTCAGGACCTGCGCATCCGCGACTTCCGCCCCGCCTTCCACGAGCTCGTCGTGGAGGCGCTCGACCTTCACGTCCTCCCCTGA